A window of Hymenobacter siberiensis genomic DNA:
GGGAGCTTGGCTCGTAAACTTCATCGTGCTACTCATTGGGGCTGCAAGTTAGGCCACAAGCGGCTTAACTCCTTACCTCTGCCGGAATAAGTGTGTACAGCGCCTGCAAAAACCGGTCAACTTCGGCCTTCGTGATATTCAGCGGCGGCAGCAGCCGGAGCACCGTGGGGTCGGAGGCGTTGCCCACGAAAATGTGGTGCTCAGTGAGCAGCTGGTCGCGGATTTCCTTGATGGGGAAGTCGTATTTGATGCCCACCATCAGGCCCCGCCCGCGGATTTCTTCGGCGCCGGCGTGGGCCAGCAGCTCGGTGCGGAGGTAGTCGCCCAGCTCGGTGGCGTGGGCCAGCAGGTGTTCATTTTCGATGACTTCGAGCACGGCCAGGGCGGCGGCGCAGGCCAGGTGGTTGCCGCCGAAGGTGGTGCCCAGCAGGCCGTATGAGGCTTTCAGCGACGGCGCAATCAGGATGCCGCCGATGGGAAAGCCGTTGCCCATGCCCTTGGCCACGGAAATGATATCGGGCTGGATGCCGGCGTGCTGGTGCGCGAAAAAGGTACCGCTGCGGCCGTAGCCGCTCTGTACCTCGTCGGCGATGAGCAGCACGTTGTGCGCGCCGCACAGCAGCGACAGCCCCTGCAGAAAATCATCGGAAGGCATGATGATGCCGCCCACACCCTGAATCGGCTCGATAATGACGGCGCAAACGTCGCCGCCGCGCAGGATTTCGGCCACCGCCTTCAGGTCGTAATCGACGAAGCTGATGGCGTGGCCGGCATTGAAGGGGGCCACGATTTTCGGGTTGTCGGTGGCGGCCACCGCGCCCGAGGTACGGCCGTGGAACGCGCCTTTGAACGCCACCACGCGGGTTTTGCCGGTGTGGAAGGAGGCCAGCTTCAGCGCATTCTCGTTGGCCTCGGCCCCCGAGTTGCACAGAAACAGCGCGTAGTCATCGTAGCCCGACACCTGGCCCAGCTTGTGCGCCAGCTGCGTCTGAATCGGAATCTGCACCGAGTTGGAGTAGAAACCGATGTTCTGCAGCTGCTCGGTGAGGCGCTGCACGTAGTGCGGGTGGCTGTGGCCGATGGAAATAACGG
This region includes:
- a CDS encoding aspartate aminotransferase family protein; protein product: MELFNVYPLVNITPVKALGAKLWDDQGQEYLDFYGGHAVISIGHSHPHYVQRLTEQLQNIGFYSNSVQIPIQTQLAHKLGQVSGYDDYALFLCNSGAEANENALKLASFHTGKTRVVAFKGAFHGRTSGAVAATDNPKIVAPFNAGHAISFVDYDLKAVAEILRGGDVCAVIIEPIQGVGGIIMPSDDFLQGLSLLCGAHNVLLIADEVQSGYGRSGTFFAHQHAGIQPDIISVAKGMGNGFPIGGILIAPSLKASYGLLGTTFGGNHLACAAALAVLEVIENEHLLAHATELGDYLRTELLAHAGAEEIRGRGLMVGIKYDFPIKEIRDQLLTEHHIFVGNASDPTVLRLLPPLNITKAEVDRFLQALYTLIPAEVRS